The Penaeus chinensis breed Huanghai No. 1 chromosome 36, ASM1920278v2, whole genome shotgun sequence genome includes a region encoding these proteins:
- the LOC125044814 gene encoding synaptogenesis protein syg-2-like codes for MDTARTTRRPPHYVFPACVQGTKNFYIWEFSWEDKPRTQRLAVPSNPSVGPTVRVGTGTRGLPLTPRAEVGPFHEGQMLNLSCTVTGGYPTPTVTWWQDIKLLDNSSYLISSRGPTQVVNDVSVGPLTRELVRVPFTCRAENNPLSSPMDRTIHVKIHMAPQSVVLKEIASIRAGFEERLECRARGAYPEANITWTLNGQRLNFTTKETRQVGSDTVSWVRYVSNPRENGATLACTASSPTLPDPPVTTSTELNVTHAPLVRLKLGSSLLPDHIRQDADVYFDCLVVSNPPVQRIAWYKGEEEVVHNKGAGVIVGGTNLVLQSVQRPDAGRYTCRATNSVGTSRSNAVTLSIQYGPMCAQGRVTVTAVEGEVVTLRCEVDAYPANVTFHWGFP; via the exons atggaCACGGCCCGTACCACACGAAGGCCTCCACATTATGTATTCCCGGCATGTGTTCA GGGGACCAAAAACTTTTACATTTGGGAGTTTTCTTGGGAGGATAAGCCCCGGACCCAGAGACTAGCGGTGCCAT cCAACCCCAGCGTGGGACCGACGGTGCGGGTGGGCACGGGCACTCGAGGGCTGCCCCTTACGCCCCGCGCGGAGGTCGGCCCGTTCCACGAGGGCCAGATGCTCAATCTCTCCTGTACAGTCACGGGCG GTTACCCCACTCCGACGGTGACCTGGTGGCAGGACATCAAACTACTTGACAACAGCAGCTACCTGATCAGTTCCCGCGGGCCCACTCAGGTTGTCAATGACGTGAGTGTGGGGCCCCTTACGAGGGAACTGGTGAGGGTCCCCTTTACTTGCAGGGCGGAGAATAACCCTTTATCGTCGCCCATGGATCGAACCATTCACGTCAAGATCCACA TGGCGCCGCAGAGTGTGGTCCTTAAGGAAATAGCAAGCATTCGGGCTGGTTTCGAGGAGCGTCTCGAGTGCCGGGCAAGAGGGGCCTATCCGGAGGCAAACATTACTTGGACACTCAACGGTCAACGTCTCAACTTTACCACGAAAGAG ACACGCCAGGTTGGAAGCGACACAGTGTCATGGGTTCGATACGTGTCGAATCCTCGGGAAAACGGTGCCACTCTGGCATGTACGGCTTCCTCCCCCACGCTGCCGGACCCTCCAGTCACCACGTCGACTGAACTCAACGTCACAC ACGCTCCGCTCGTTAGACTTAAGCTGGGATCTTCACTCCTTCCTGACCACATCCGCCAAGACGCTGATGTCTACTTCGACTGCCTTGTGGTCTCTAATCCTCCTGTTCAGCGCATCGCCTGGTATAAAGGG GAAGAAGAGGTAGTCCACAACAAGGGCGCAGGAGTGATAGTTGGTGGGACGAACCTGGTGTTGCAGAGTGTGCAGAGGCCTGACGCCGGCAGGTACACGTGCAGGGCTACGAACTCTGTTGGAACATCAAGAAGCAACGCCGTCACTCTCAGCATCCAGT ACGGGCCGATGTGTGCTCAGGGCCGTGTCACCGTTACAGCTGTAGAAGGCGAGGTCGTGACTCTCCGATGTGAGGTCGACGCTTACCCTGCAAACGTCACGTTCCACtg GGGTTTCCCATGA